TTGTCTTTCAAGATGTGAAGCCCTTCAAATGTCAGTTGTGTGACTTCCGGTGCCGAGACGAGTCGTACCTCTCCAAGCATATGATCACACACTCAGGCGACAGGAACTTCATGTGTGAGGAATGTGGATACATCACCAAGTGGAAGCACTACCTGAACATCCACATGAGGAAGCACACAGGAGACCTCAGGTAGTGTGACGCTCTTGTTGTGTCCGTTTGCTGCTAACTAATCTTGTGTACCCAAcataatacagtggtaccttagttttctgcatttttttccccttgcttTGTGTTGCGGGTCAAAATTTGAGGAAGGAGCAACCTTCAAAGTCACCCGTCGagtgaagtgaaaataaaaaatttagcaTTTGGGCTACGGTAATAATGCCCtcgcatgtgggcaaggagagccacagttgCCAATCAAGTTAATCAACTTTCAGCCGTTTATTGGATGGGACAAACTGTcatacacaaatacaaaattacaACACTCATAAAGAGCTGCTATAGACCGCCAACACAGGTCCACTCGACTCGCATACAGACTGACTCCTATTCTTGTGTTGTTGAAATGATGAAACTCGACTGACAGACCAAGATCTTTTTAttgtcttggaggagcaaatttTAACCTAAAATGATAAAGTTACGGATCGTCTGTCCCTTATGTGCATGTACATGTatttttcatgctttttttccaaaatcaaaGCATCTCAGGCATTTATATCAAGAATAATGCTGCAATATAACTTAAACGATATTAAATTGTTTTGGAATAATAGTAGACATAGGCAGTTATTGACATTATTAGGGCTCGGACCCAACCCCCTGCCAAGAGCGGGGTTTTACTGTACTTCTAAATGTTACACCAACCATGTCTTGGTGGTTTAGTAGGTCAAGGAGGTCCTCCACTAAAGACTGGGGTTGGTTGGCCATAAATAGCCCCTATGGTGAGGTCCAATAAAGTGCTTTGATTATGTTTAAGGTGCTTTACATTAGATTATGTACACTAATGCACTCAGACAGCACAGTGCTCCaccaagataaaaacaaaaaaacaaaacaaaacaaaaaaaacaatctcagATCTcagtagccaaaaaaaaaaaaaaagtacgcagaccaataattattttttgacGGAAGAGGATCCTGACAATCACAATGATAGGGTCATTGATTTATGATATAATCTTGTTCCTATAGATTCATATAGTGCTTTTCTGGACACTCAAAGACGCTTCACAATGGATACATCACTCATGCACTCACACATTCACGCTCTGGTGGTGGTAAACTACATCTTGTGTAGCCACAGCTGCGCAGGggcagactgactgactgaattTGTATGTAAGTCTATCAATAAACTACACTAAATTAGTACTAGCCTAACATTTTGAAACCGTAATTATGAAaacaatctttaaaaaaaaaaaaaaaaaaaaaaaacacgtaaaaaAGTACTGCGCTTGAGCGTGCCATCTTGTGATGCATGATGATGTCGTCCTACGCCGCTGCACAAACTCATTCATTGCTTGCTGAGGACCACCTGTATACATATTAAACACACTCCCTCACAAAAGTATTACAACAGTGAAGTCAATGCCTTTATTTTTGCATCATTATTTGTCATGGTTGCTTTagtgaagtgtttttttgttttgttttgttttgttttgttttgttttttacactttATTTTCAAGCCCTAAGATGCCGCCCAAACGTTCTGCACCTTTGATGTTCTTTGGCCCGAAGCTCAAGCGCAAGAGGAAGGTCATGCCCCTCTACGAGAAAGTCAAGATCCTCAATATGCtccgtgacgggaagactttTTCCGCTGTCGCTCGCTGTTATGGTTTGAACGAGTCGACAATTCGCTCCATCAAGAAAGAGGAGGCCAACATTCGAAGTACGATGGCCATTAATGGCTCGCAAACCTTGAAGAGGGTCGTAAATACACGTAATAAGCACATAGTAAGGATGGAGTCTGCATTGGTTCAATGGATAACTGAATGCAGGAAGAAGAACATTCCTTTGAATACTAACGCCATGATGGAGAAGGCCAGACAACTTTACCAGGAATTTGCAGATGGAAGTGTCGAACGTGACAAAGAAGACACCAACGACAACCCCCAACCAGGACCTTCAACATCGGAGGAACCTGTTGAATTTCTAGCAAGCAAGGGCTGGTTTGATCGCTTCCGGAAGAGATACCAGCTGAAGAGTGTGTCACCACATTGGGAATCTGCATCGGCAGACATGGCAGCAGCCAAGAAGTACCCGGACACTTTCAAGGCACTCATCAAAGAGAAAAGGTACAAGCCTGAGCAAGTCTTCAATATGGACGAGACTGGCTTGTTCTGGAAGAAGATGCCAACGAGGATGTTTCTGAAGGAGGAAGCCAGAGCTCCTGGACTCAAAGGGCAGAACGATCGGGTGGTGCTGATCATGTGTGGCAATGCGGCTGGCTTCCTGATGAAACCAGCACTAATCTACAAATCTGCAAACCCCCGGTCCCTGAAGAGCAAGAACAAAGACCTGCTGCCTGTCTTCTGGATGCATAATTCAAAGGTGACTGTATCGAAACCTCTTGTGGCTGAGTGGTTCTACGAAAGTTTCGTTCCTCAGGCTACGTTGTACCTATCAGAAAAGGGATTAAACTTTAATATTTGCTTGATGATGGACAACATTAGCAGCCACCCACTGGATTTGTCCTACGAGGGAGTGCATATTGAGATCGTACCAGCTAATATTCAGCCTTTGGATCAAGGACTGATTCGGACATTCAAGGCTCTTTACACTCAGAACGTCATGCAGCACATCGTCAACGCCAGGAATACTGACGAGACTCTTTCTGTTGGAGAGCtgtggaagaagttcaacatcGCGACGGTTCTCCAGGTCATTCAAATGTGTCTACAAGAGTTAAAACCAGAAACTGTGAAAGCATGTTGGAAGAAGCTGTGGCCGGAATGCGTCCATGAGGGAGAGGAATTCTCTCCTGAAGAAATTCAACGTTTGACAGTGGATAAGGCAGTCAAGCTGGCAGAGAGCTTAGGTGGGGAAGGTTTCTACAACATGATGCCTGATGACTTGAATGACCTCCTGGAGACCAACTCTGATCCAATGGCTGATGATGATttggcacacaaaaaaacagcctgCGAGGAGGCAGAACAAGAAGCTGATCCATCGCAGGAgaatgatgaagatgaaggcTTGTCAATAGAAAGGCTCTCAGTGATGGTAAAAACAGCAAAGGACCTCCAGGGCATGGCGGACGCATGGGATCCGTATATGGTTCGGGCAATGCAATTCAAGAATGCTATGGATGGTGCAATGCAAACGTATAAGACCCTGCTTGCCACCATGAAGAAACAGCGGCAGAAATTGCCCGTAACTCAAGACGAGTCACCGTCAGCGTCTACGGAAGAAGCACCCGAATATAAGGAACTCCTTGCATTACTCCCTCCTGAAGTGCCTGACGATGAGCCGTCTTATGAAGAGCCGTGAATGCTCTGCTTTACTGTGCAGTACACTACAAGTAGTCGTCGGCATCTTCATCGTGCTGCACAGCTGATTCTTCAACATTTTCCTCTTCACTcaagttttatttctttactgGTAAGTACTCTGGCTTTAAAATGAGTtattgtacacacacacacacacacacacatacacacacacacacacacacacacctatactcgcttaagtccatttcggGGACACCATTCTGATACCCTACCTTTGAGGACACCACTTTCTGAATGTCTTAGAAAGATGCAAGTTGGTGtaatacaacacaaaaaaatcacagaatGTAAAAATCACCTGGGAATTGAGCTTCCATCAAGATTTCACAGACCTGAATTTTTACCTTGAGATTGGGGACAGGGGAATTTTAATGTCCATTTTGGGGACCTCAGCAATACACGAATACACAAACTAATTCAAGTCACCTTTGAGGACCTTACCTTCCTTTGGGGACAAAGGTAAAAATACTATGTACATCATACATATTTAAGCATCCAGCAGTGAGAATCAATCTCAACACTGTTGAATACAGTATATGAAGGAGTTCACCTCTGAATGAAACCAAAATCACCTCAGACTGACAAGAAATGATCATTACATGTATAatcatttcatgttttaaatgaGGGTGTGGCAATTTCCTCTGATGGCACCTTAAAAATCAACACCAAAtacctgcaaaaacaaaaaacatttccataaTAAAGACAATCAGTATGTTTCTATGCTTCCAGAATTGTGACCCAATTTCTTGACAGAAATGGTCTGTTGTGATTGTTTCTGctgtatgttgtttttaaagtgatactttgcTAATATTGCTATTTTTAGTCAGATTTAATACTTTGCCTATcatgaataacatttttaatgtacagtTATTTGAAAATGCATTTAGTGAAATAACAGTATATTCAACACATACAACAAAGACATCGAACCAGTGTTGGAGGGATGCACTGTtaaagaaggaggaaaaaaaacccaacaaattaGAATTTGGTGTCAGTTTATATTTAACAATATATACAACAAcataacaatataacaatataacAAGCAAAATATAACATTGGTGTACCAATACTATCCGAACAAGTGAGGAGAGTGCATCACTTATAGGAGGATTTCTTAAAATAACGAACCAAGAGACTTAGCATTTGGCAGAAGCCCTTCTCTTTAAGGTCGTAATGCGGTTTCTGACAAAGTTTTTGACACCAGTCCAAGTGCGATTTTTTAGGGCATGTGGTTCAGAATTAATACAGCGAAGGCAGTCCAACTTTTGTGGTACCTGGCATTTATGGATGAAGTGCATCATGTGCTTTTCGACAGCATATATTTCAGCATCGGTCCACTTACGTTTGGTGATGCCTCCTGTCATCTGGGAAACTCCCATATCTGTTAAAAGACAAACGCTGTCAAAAAATTTCAGTCCAaattaaaaaagtcaaaacatgacCTCTGCTCTTTTAGTTCCAATGTTGAATGCAAGTACGACATTGGTAAAGTAATACTGTTCCTTGTCTTCATAGGACCAaagcttaaaaattaaatatacctTTAAAATTTTAGCCTGGTCTATAGAGCGATGAGTGTTCACTCAAAGAATGCAAAGATGTAATCTCCCTTCTCCACGGGTtttcatttgaataaaatgcaaaaataggCTTACTCGCCATTGTTAAGAAATGCAGCCACCGGTGGCCTAGTGTTGCACAGGATACCAGTATTAGTACCGTACCTCATTGTTTCAGTGTCAAAAACTGCTcggtatcactttttttttttttttttttaaatagcaccgGTATCTAAAATATATGTAGTCTACATTGTAGACATCAGTAAGTGGCACACCTCTTTAGTGCGTGAAGGCAGGAATATTGCTGCAAGCACTCCGTGACGTGCCAAGTGTTACATGGAGTTTTTTGCCTACATGGCCAACAGTCACAGCAAacctgtaaggctttttttaagttactgtGGCTTGAGGCGAGGACAACTTCAATATGGCCAAGCACCTCGCTAATGGATGTgtcccattaaaaaacaaaaacaacaaaattgtaaCCACTGCCATTCTTATTTGaactattattcttattattgcaACACGGACCTATTATATgttccttgtttaaaaaaaaaaaaaaaaaaaaaaaaaaaaaaaaaaaaaaaaaatgaaagagtcTCTTGAATTTACAGAATACATACACGTAATGGTGCACGGTcagtattagggatgttcgatacaattttttttctccaactgaTAATGATATCAAATATCGATACCACTAGTCAATAAAATTCCCCACCCATAAATGAcagattattttaaagaaagacatctatatcccaatatattatttttccttaaaattgcatgaagttaatggcaattttgtgtTCATATAATTTCTTGTCCCGTTTCGTAAAACGGCTGCAGGAGGGTGGCATTTAAATGTATCGGTCACCGCCGTGAGTACTgacaccttaaaataagactggtattggCACCGATACCCGATATCAGTAGTCACCCATCATAGACAGTGGGATGCCACCTCTgtttcaatttgagccaggaaaaaccctggtgTTGAGCTTAACtgcatttttgctttgttcCTTGTTTCTGTAAATAACAGGAGAGTCAACTAAATTAAACCATGGTTACTGCAGTCTATCCATTATTTTCATAACCTTCCAAATGAACACCCATACTTATTTTACAGAACCTTACCTAGGAGAATCAATTACGTAGTATAGGCCAGTGAAAACCAAAATCAATTACGTAGTATAGGCCAGTGAAAAACAGTTTCTCTATCTAATTTTTGTTTGTACCTTCAATGAGAGTGGTCTTGGAAGAAGATGGAAGGGATGTTGCAGCCTCTTCCTCAACATCTGCTTCCCCTGTAGCTTCTGGGACTGTGAGATCACTTTCCTCATCGCTTGATTCCTCTGGGTCTTGTGTAGAGTCAACTTTTTCTGAAAATAGAGCAAAAACATTGAAGATTGTAGCTTTCAAAGAAGTGTTCTGTTAACGTGTGAGAGAACAAGCTAATTTAGCAGAAAGACAATCTTGACTTGGCAGCATTCACAATATGTTGTACCAATAAACACACATCCATACCTTGCGGGTCAATCTGAACGTCATCAAGGGTTTGACCTTTATACTGGGAGAGGGTTCCTTGCTCCACAGCTAACAACATTTTGCTCATTTTGGCAAGCTGTAGTGTTCCTTGTGGTAGTCGATAATACTGCCTGTGCACACGAATGTCATGTCCCAGAAAGTCCGCAAGTTGGTCTGCTTCATTTTCTTGAAGATTAAGAACCTGTGACATTGTAGCTATGTGCTTCCTGAGCCTTGTTGATGTTAAGGCCTCTGGATTTTTAGCACCACTCTCCTTTGCAAGCTTTTGGATGCACTCTCCCCCTCTGTAAGCAGTCATGGCTTccggtcttccaaacatgaatacattttcttttaagaCTCCACACATCTCACGGGTTTGAGCTAGGAGCTCCATGGCTGAGACCATTGATGGTTTTAGGAGCACAGGGACACCTCTTCCTCGTTTCCCCCTGATTTCTAATCTAGTGAAAAACTCGCACATCTTGTTCTCCAGAGGGGTGAGACAGGCTGCCATGTCCTCGTTATGTTCCAGCTCTTTCCTTTCTACGAAAGTAGACAGTTCCATTCTTGACACCTCTCCTTCTCTTCTTCTGTTGAAAATTATCACCTGAGCCAGTGTCACTTTCGCCAGTGCTGCATAATTACTCGCAGAAGGACAGAGTTTAAGCATTCTTTCTGCAACTTCTCTACTCTTTTCCACATGTTCGTCCAAAAGTTTGACATCTTCAGTGAAAGGTAAAATCTGTGGTGCATTCCACTTTGCCTCTGTCATTGTCGTCGTCGCACCTCTGCTAATCAATGCCTTCCATCTGAAATTTTTGATTGTCTTAAATTCTCTAGCATATTCCAACAAGCACTCATCTCTGTCAACTGAAGACAAACTATCACTTTCAATCAGCTCACTAAGTACACCCAGACTGTGACCAATTTTTAAGGCTAAGGAGggttttttgtatgtgttgttttccGAGTTGTGCCCAGCCAATACCTTCACTGCAGTTATCACACGATTAAAGTTTGCAGGATAGATGAGCTCCACTGCCTTGCGAATAGATGAATTCTTCCGGGCCTCTGTCAGCAGTCTACCAAGTTCTCTAAGTCTTTGCCTTATGTAGTCATGTCGGTTCTTTCTTGATCCATTTAGATCAAAGAGATGCTGTCCAAACTTTAAGAGTAGGTCGTCGTCATAGATCACACGAGTCACCTCATCGTAGATCATGCAGGAAAGTACAGTTTTTAATCCGTCACTAATTTCACATGCTACTGCAGTTTTTAATGCACATCTTGATTGAACTCGCTTTTTAGAAACACCTAATtccttctcagattttttcttggcaggacagattttAATGTGCTTCcagattgttttcttggcatagAGCCCTTGGCAATGAAAACAATGGATAAAATCGGAACCTTGTTTTCTTTCCCGAGGTCTATAGCAGGCCTGCAGATCTCCTTCTCCACTCCTCACAATAAGAGAATTGTGAGCATAATTTCCACGGCGTCGTAAAATATTCAACTCATCTCGTCTTGCCTGTGAATTCTTTGGATGCATGAATGCTTTCGCAACCTCTTCTTTATCTGCATGCTTAGCTTCTAGATGTCTTGCAATTTTTGATGAGGGCGTTAGACAATACAGACAGTAGTTCCGTTTATCATATACTCTCTTAATTTTAGAGTTTGAGGGTGGAGACACTTTGATAGATTCTGAAATACACTGGACTCTGCTTTTTTTCAGAGGACTTTGGTTTCTTGTCCCAGAGACCTTAAGTAGGCTCCTCTTCCTTGAAGTGTTTGTCTTTGTCTTCTCAGAGGTTTGAGCATCAATAGCTGAATTAGCCAAAGATGGGAAGACAGATGAAGATGATGTTTTCTCCAGTGGACACAAGTCTATGCTATCGTCAGAGTcgaacatattttgtttttctgtttctgGAATATAATCTTTATCATCATAGTCTGTATCATCAGAGATCTCCGGTGATTCGTCCAAACATGTGGAAgactgaagaaaagaaaaagtgtacagTTACCATAATGTATTGAGGAAAAACGTTTCTTTGTaaatcacatctttttttttgtctgtagaatgtgaaaaaataagacattcaCATAAGGACATATATAAAGGCCAAACTACTCATGTCATTACAGATTAATATAAATTTTATCCTATTTTTTCACGCATGAAAATCTAACAGTGATAACTTGTATTTATTAACCTTACCTGAGGACTATTGGCAACATTTAGGATATCATCTGTGACTTCACATAATGGTGTCTGCtgaaatgacaaatacaaaaaatgattacaagaaaaaaaaaaaaaaaaaaaaaaaaaaagaaaaaaaaatgctaaaaataatttcacactTAATTTTATAGGTGTTCAGGTGACTGCATCTATGGCAGGACATTTCAACTTAACATTGTCTATCCATaattttggggtcattcaaaacaGCCAATTTGCCCTGACCTAATTGGTCCAGGCATTACTACAAACATACCAAACCATACTATTTGTTTGTTCAAATCACACCACACAAGGAACGTTATTACGATAGCCATGTGGACCGATAATTTTAGGGCCAATCAAAACAGAGAGACACGCACAATATGCCATAACCTAATTCACTAAAGGAATTTTTTGGGCTCCTCCACCCCACCACTTTTCAATACAATAATGACCTGTCAAATCTGTGTCtttacaattaatttaaaaatacaacatgTTTTATCAAATTCAATTAACCATTCAGCCCTAATCAGTGCATGGTACAACGGTGTGGGAGAAACTGGATCTTACCTGAGGCCTGTCGCCAGCATCCATCCTGTCATCTCCCACCTCGAGAGGTGGTGTCTGCTGACAAAGATCAAACGTATAGGAATAAAAAACATGATAGAGAAAACAACATTACACAATGatatttttagataattttatATGCTTATATTTTACGGCTTCAGGTGACTGCGTTTGTtgcattttgggacattttttagCGTCAAGCTAACTGGTCAAAGTTGAACGTGGACaatccatacttttggggtcattcaaacacttcatgtccaagtccAACTGAAAACAATACTGCAGCTATGGCTACCCATACTTTTTAAGTCATTTAAAACAAAGACACGCTTGATACTCAAATCATACTGGGGGACAGCAATTACGATAGGTGTGGCTTTTCATACTTTTCGGGTCATTAAAGACACAGATACACACTTGACACCAAAGCCTAATTGGGGACAGTCATTGTGACACCCCCGGTCTAGacatacttttggggtcattttacatatatgcacacacacttgATACACAAGTCAGATTGGGGACAGTCCTAACTCTTGTAGCTATAgcgatccatacttttggggtcattcaaaagacactagcacacacacttgatacccaagtcaaattggggacaggcatcactattgtagctttagcgatccatacttttggggtcattcaaaagacactagcacacacacttgatacccaagtcaaattggggacaggcatcactattgtagctatagcgatccatacttttggggtcattcaaaatACACTAGCACACACACTTAACACCCAAACCTAACTGGGGACAGTCACTGTAATAGCTATATCtatccatacttttggggtcattcaaaacaCACTAGCACATACACTTGATACCCAAGTCAAATTGGGGACAGGCATCACTATTGTAGCTTTAgcgatccatacttttggggtcattcaaaagacactagcacacacacttgatacccaagtcaaattggggacaggcatcactattgtagctatagcgatccatacttttggggtcattcaaaatACACTAGCACACACACTTAACACCCAAACCTAACTGGGGACAGTCACTGTAATAGCTATATCtatccatacttttggggtcattcaaaacaCACTAGCACATACACTTGATACCCAAGTCAAATTGGGGACAGTTATCACTACAGTAGCTATGGtgatccatacttttggggtcattcaaaacacacaagcacacacaattAACACCCAAACCTAAATGGGGATTGTCATTGTGATAGCTACGCCCATCCATAATTTTGGGGCCATTTTAAACAAACTGAGGAACACACTTGCTACTCATGGCATGGAATGTATCACCTGCAAAAAGttggggaacactgtatatccattatttttgggggggtgaaatGCAATTAGATCATTTTCCACACTCGTTCAGCCCTAACTACAACACGAAAAATCAGTTTAGCCGAAAACAATACATGAAACAGCAGTTTTAGAAACTGGATCTTACCTGACATCTGTCGCCAGCACTCATGTCTTCAGCAACTTCAAGAGATGGTGTCTGCTCAAACAAGAATAGACAATATGGAAAACATGACGGAGCAACCCTAACATGGCACAATACGATACTTAGGCTGCTTTTGGGTCTATTCATAACGAGAGAAATTTTCATGACCTAATCTGGGACAGTTGTGTGAATATAGGTCGAAAACGTTTTGCAAgtcattgtatttgtttatacGTTAATACAATGCTCCAACTACATTTGAGCTGTGGTttcgtaaaaacaaacaattccccctatattaaatgatagaagCAGTGTGTAGTAGAACCTGTATTTTACCTTAGGTCTTTTGCTAGCACTCGTGTCTTCAGCGGCCTCAAGTGATGGTGTCTGCTCAAAGACGAAAAGAAAGTATATGGAGAACGTGAGAGCAATCATAACATAGCACAATTAGAGAGATATATAGgtcgaaaaatatttgcaaatcctgttgtatttgtttacaatgcCCCAACTACTTTTGAGTCGGGGttttgtaaaaacacacaatttcccctatattaaatgatagaagCTGTGTCAAGTAGAACCTGTATTTTACCTTAGGTCTTTTGCTTgaactcgtgtgtgcagcggcctcaagtgatggtgtctgctcaatgacgaaaagaaaatacatggaAAACGTGAGAGCAATCATAACACAGCACAATAAGATACATACTTTTGGGTCTATTCAAAAGAAGACAGACAAATTATCACCTAATCGGGGACAGTTACAGGTCGCAAAAAGATTTGCAAAtcatattgtatttgtttacaatgcaccaactacttttgagttggaatttcgtaaaaacacacacaattttgcctatattaaatgatagaagCAGTGTGTAGTAGAACCTGTATTTTACCTTAGGTCTTTTGCTCGCACTCATGTCTTCAGCGGCCTCAAGTGATGGTGTCTGCTCAAAGAGGAAAAAAGAATATATGGAAAACGTGATAGAGCAATTATAACATGGCACAAtaagatacatatatataggtCGAAAACGATTTGCAAAccatattgtatttgtttacaatgcCCCAATTACTTTTGAGTTGGGGTttcgtaaaaacacacacaatttcgcctatattaaatgatagaagCAGTGTGTAGTAGAACCTGTATTTTACCTTAGGTCTTTTGTTCGCACTCGTGTCTTCAGCGGCCTCAAGTGATGGTGTCTGTTCAAACAGGAAAAGAGAATATATGGAAAACATGATAGAGCAACCATAACATGGCACAATAAGATACCGGTACATATATATAGGGCGAAAAAGATTTGTAAATCCTATTGTATTTGTTCACAATGCCCCAACTACTTTTGAGTTGGAGTTTCgtcaaaacacacaattttccctatattaaatgatagaagCTGTGTCAAGTAGAACCTGTATTTTACCTTAGGTCTTTTGCTTgaactcgtgtgtgcagcggcctcaagtgatggtgtctgctcaatgacgaaaagaaaatacatggaAAACGTGAGAGCAATCATAACACAGCACAATAAGATACATACTTTTGGGTCTATTCAAAAGAAGACAGACAAATTATCACCTAATCGGGGACAGTTACAGGTCGCAAAAAGATTTGCAAAtcatattgtatt
The Festucalex cinctus isolate MCC-2025b chromosome 11, RoL_Fcin_1.0, whole genome shotgun sequence DNA segment above includes these coding regions:
- the LOC144029988 gene encoding uncharacterized protein LOC144029988 isoform X5, with amino-acid sequence MFRVSYIIRLDNQNPLCHRKMANNGRTVQRRRNRVTPQKDAEQHVLLEKDKMGLRESFINPFKGRGVVATQTFTKEEFVLEYRGKLCEQGLEQNLERNEQEAVFLFYFNWRGKGWCLDASDEDQSLGRLVNDNHIKPNCKMKVIEVGGLPHLCLFAIRDIAPGEELSYNYGNSDWPWRKKTPSLEAAEDTNASKRPKTPSLEAAAHTSSSKRPKTPSLEAAEDTSANKRPKTPSLEAAEDMSASKRPKTPSLEAAAHTSSSKRPKTPSLEAAEDTSASKRPKTPSLEVAEDMSAGDRCQQTPPLEVGDDRMDAGDRPQQTPLCEVTDDILNVANSPQSSTCLDESPEISDDTDYDDKDYIPETEKQNMFDSDDSIDLCPLEKTSSSSVFPSLANSAIDAQTSEKTKTNTSRKRSLLKVSGTRNQSPLKKSRVQCISESIKVSPPSNSKIKRVYDKRNYCLYCLTPSSKIARHLEAKHADKEEVAKAFMHPKNSQARRDELNILRRRGNYAHNSLIVRSGEGDLQACYRPRERKQGSDFIHCFHCQGLYAKKTIWKHIKICPAKKKSEKELGVSKKRVQSRCALKTAVACEISDGLKTVLSCMIYDEVTRVIYDDDLLLKFGQHLFDLNGSRKNRHDYIRQRLRELGRLLTEARKNSSIRKAVELIYPANFNRVITAVKVLAGHNSENNTYKKPSLALKIGHSLGVLSELIESDSLSSVDRDECLLEYAREFKTIKNFRWKALISRGATTTMTEAKWNAPQILPFTEDVKLLDEHVEKSREVAERMLKLCPSASNYAALAKVTLAQVIIFNRRREGEVSRMELSTFVERKELEHNEDMAACLTPLENKMCEFFTRLEIRGKRGRGVPVLLKPSMVSAMELLAQTREMCGVLKENVFMFGRPEAMTAYRGGECIQKLAKESGAKNPEALTSTRLRKHIATMSQVLNLQENEADQLADFLGHDIRVHRQYYRLPQGTLQLAKMSKMLLAVEQGTLSQYKGQTLDDVQIDPQEKVDSTQDPEESSDEESDLTVPEATGEADVEEEAATSLPSSSKTTLIEDMGVSQMTGGITKRKWTDAEIYAVEKHMMHFIHKCQVPQKLDCLRCINSEPHALKNRTWTGVKNFVRNRITTLKRRASAKC
- the LOC144029988 gene encoding uncharacterized protein LOC144029988 isoform X2 — encoded protein: MFRVSYIIRLDNQNPLCHRKMANNGRTVQRRRNRVTPQKDAEQHVLLEKDKMGLRESFINPFKGRGVVATQTFTKEEFVLEYRGKLCEQGLEQNLERNEQEAVFLFYFNWRGKGWCLDASDEDQSLGRLVNDNHIKPNCKMKVIEVGGLPHLCLFAIRDIAPGEELSYNYGNSDWPWRKKTPSLEAAEDTNASKRPKTPSLEAAEDTSASKRPKTPSLEAAAHTSSSKRPKTPSLEAAEDTSANKRPKTPSLEAAEDMSASKRPKTPSLEAAAHTSSSKRPKTPSLEAAEDTSASKRPKTPSLEVAEDMSAGDRCQTPPLEVGDDRMDAGDRPQQTPLCEVTDDILNVANSPQSSTCLDESPEISDDTDYDDKDYIPETEKQNMFDSDDSIDLCPLEKTSSSSVFPSLANSAIDAQTSEKTKTNTSRKRSLLKVSGTRNQSPLKKSRVQCISESIKVSPPSNSKIKRVYDKRNYCLYCLTPSSKIARHLEAKHADKEEVAKAFMHPKNSQARRDELNILRRRGNYAHNSLIVRSGEGDLQACYRPRERKQGSDFIHCFHCQGLYAKKTIWKHIKICPAKKKSEKELGVSKKRVQSRCALKTAVACEISDGLKTVLSCMIYDEVTRVIYDDDLLLKFGQHLFDLNGSRKNRHDYIRQRLRELGRLLTEARKNSSIRKAVELIYPANFNRVITAVKVLAGHNSENNTYKKPSLALKIGHSLGVLSELIESDSLSSVDRDECLLEYAREFKTIKNFRWKALISRGATTTMTEAKWNAPQILPFTEDVKLLDEHVEKSREVAERMLKLCPSASNYAALAKVTLAQVIIFNRRREGEVSRMELSTFVERKELEHNEDMAACLTPLENKMCEFFTRLEIRGKRGRGVPVLLKPSMVSAMELLAQTREMCGVLKENVFMFGRPEAMTAYRGGECIQKLAKESGAKNPEALTSTRLRKHIATMSQVLNLQENEADQLADFLGHDIRVHRQYYRLPQGTLQLAKMSKMLLAVEQGTLSQYKGQTLDDVQIDPQEKVDSTQDPEESSDEESDLTVPEATGEADVEEEAATSLPSSSKTTLIEDMGVSQMTGGITKRKWTDAEIYAVEKHMMHFIHKCQVPQKLDCLRCINSEPHALKNRTWTGVKNFVRNRITTLKRRASAKC